In Naumovozyma dairenensis CBS 421 chromosome 2, complete genome, the following are encoded in one genomic region:
- the CCT2 gene encoding chaperonin-containing T-complex subunit CCT2 (similar to Saccharomyces cerevisiae CCT2 (YIL142W); ancestral locus Anc_2.206): protein MSVQIFGDQVTEERAENARMSAFVGAIAVGDLVKSTLGPKGMDKLLQSASSDKALVTNDGATILKSIPLDNPAAKVLVNISKVQDDEVGDGTTSVTVLSAELLREAEKLIEQSKIHPQTIIEGFRIASRAALDALEKAAVDNSHDEAKFRNDLIHIAKTTLSSKILSQDKEYFSNLATDAILRLKGSTNLEHIQIIKILGGNLSDSFLDEGFILQKKFGNNQPKRVENAKILIANTTLDTDKVKIFGTKFKVDSTSKLAQLEKAEREKMKSKITKISKFGINTFINRQLIYDYPEQLFTDLNINSIEHADFEGVERLALVTGGEVVSTFDNPEKCKLGECDLIEEIIIGEESFLKFSGCKAGEACTIVLRGATDQVLDEAERSLHDALSVLSQTTKETRTVLGGGCAEMIMSKSVDTEAQNVDGKKALAVEAFARALRQLPTILADNAGFDSSELVSKLRSSIYNGISTSGLDLNNGTIADMRELGIVESFKLKSAVVSSASEAAEVLLRVDNIIRAKPRTANRQHM, encoded by the coding sequence ATGAGTGTACAAATTTTTGGAGATCAAGTAACTGAAGAAAGAGCTGAAAATGCTCGTATGTCAGCCTTTGTCGGTGCCATCGCTGTGGGTGATCTGGTTAAGAGTACTTTAGGTCCAAAGGGTATGGATAAACTATTACAAAGTGCATCTAGTGATAAAGCTTTAGTTACCAATGATGGTGCTACCATTTTGAAATCCATTCCATTGGATAATCCAGCTGCTAAAGTTTTAGTTAACATTAGTAAAGttcaagatgatgaagtgGGTGATGGTACTACCAGTGTTACTGTGTTAAGTGCGGAATTATTACGAGAagctgaaaaattaattgaacaatCTAAGATCCACCCACAAACAATCATTGAAGGTTTTAGAATTGCATCCCGTGCAGCTTTGGATGCCTTAGAAAAAGCTGCAGTTGATAACTCTCATGATGAAGCTAAATTCCGTAATGACTTAATCCATATTGCTAAGACTACGCTATCTTCTAAGATTTTATCTCAGgataaagaatatttctCCAACTTGGCAACTGATGCAATTTTAAGATTAAAGGGATCAACCAATTTAGAacatattcaaattattaaaattttagGTGGTAATTTATCTGATTCTTTCTTGGATGAAGGGTTTATTTtgcaaaaaaaatttggtaaTAACCAACCAAAGAGAGTGGAAAATGCAAAGATTTTAATTGCCAATACTACATTAGATACAGATAAAGTTAAAATTTTTGGTACCAAATTTAAAGTTGATTCTACTTCGAAATTAGCTCAATTAGAAAAGGCAGAACGTGAAAAGATGAAGAGTAAAATTACTAAGATTTCTAAGTTCGGTATTAATACCTTTATTAATAGACAATTGATTTATGATTACCCAGAACAATTATTTActgatttaaatataaattccATCGAACATGCCGATTTTGAAGGTGTAGAAAGATTAGCTTTAGTTACTGGTGGTGAAGTTGTTTCCACATTTGATAACCCAGAAAAATGTAAATTAGGTGAATGTGActtaattgaagaaataattattggtgaagaatcatttttgaaattcagTGGTTGTAAAGCAGGTGAAGCTTGTACGATCGTCCTAAGGGGTGCCACTGATCAAGTTTTAGATGAAGCTGAAAGATCTCTTCATGATGCCCTATCAGTATTATCACAAACCACAAAGGAAACTAGAACTGTTCTTGGTGGTGGATGTGCAGAAATGATAATGTCTAAATCTGTTGATACAGAAGCTCAAAATGTTGACGGTAAGAAAGCTCTTGCTGTTGAAGCATTTGCTCGTGCTTTAAGACAACTACCAACCATATTAGCTGATAATGCTGGGTTTGATAGTAGTGAACTAGTTTCCAAACTAAGGTCATCAATTTACAATGGAATATCTACTTCTGGTCTTGATTTAAATAACGGTACTATTGCCGATATGAGGGAGCTTGGTATTGTTGAGAGTTTCAAACTAAAGAGCGCAGTTGTCAGTTCAGCATCTGAGGCTGCTGAAGTATTATTGAGAGtagataatattattcGTGCTAAACCAAGAACTGCCAATAGACAACACATGTAA
- the NDAI0B04000 gene encoding uncharacterized protein, producing the protein MIFDKFKVSALAKFWEVIVSKLKLPVPGELFSNDMVMTRSYNIMREEIQGQKLDILMYFSVKDSRDQMEGLWEASNGDDLTFKDIEADVKRASTTRYQSLPFIINFVGRFNYLVSTCGYVFGEYMILYFIDKNFKSRSLYDARERSRKPPKVKVSAHQYIIMMFAAFHNRDFLGYFYRSFHHCLESNVLVTG; encoded by the coding sequence ATGATATTCGATAAATTCAAGGTGAGTGCTCTTGCGAAGTTTTGGGAGGTCATTGTTAGTAAGCTCAAGTTGCCGGTGCCTGGTGAGTTGTTCAGCAATGACATGGTCATGACAAGATCGTATAATATAATGCGCGAGGAAATTCAAGGTCAGAAGTTGGATATCTTGATGTATTTCTCGGTGAAGGATAGCAGGGATCAAATGGAGGGTCTATGGGAAGCTAGTAATGGTGATGATTTGACCttcaaagatattgaaGCTGATGTTAAGAGGGCTAGTACCACTAGGTATCAGAGTTTaccatttattattaattttgttGGTAGATTTAATTATTTGGTGAGTACTTGTGGTTATGTCTTTGGAGAGTATATGATTctttatttcattgataaaaattttaaGTCTAGGTCTTTGTATGATGCTCGCGAACGTTCTAGGAAACCACCCAAGGTGAAGGTGTCAGCACACCAATACATCATAATGATGTTTGCTGCGTTCCATAACCGTGATTTTTTAGGTTACTTTTACAGAAGTTTCCATCATTGCCTAGAGTCAAATGTTTTAGTCACTGGCTGA
- the NDAI0B03980 gene encoding uncharacterized protein yields the protein MLLLNIYTGQAKVHPIQISPKDDAFNWYKFPIYALSEVASNKNQISFIFETTMSAKIITLKKIPSIKSSFKVGDFDSFENTKTGPEEHAFKCPIYVGTFENLMNRSFCDLIRKWDETMVQLSLCYLAINGFDKINQDLFESVNIGSLKWFFKILVFTKVDGVSAN from the coding sequence ATGctattattgaatatatacaCAGGACAGGCAAAAGTACATCCAATTCAAATCTCACCGAAAGATGATGCCTTTAACTGGTATAAGTTCCCAATTTATGCCCTTTCCGAAGTTGCATCAAACAAGAACCAAATCTCCTTCATATTTGAAACAACCATGAGTGCAAAAATTATaactttgaagaaaattccttcaataaaatcatcGTTTAAAGTTGGTGATTTCGATTCTTTTGAGAATACTAAGACTGGTCCTGAAGAACATGCCTTTAAATGTCCTATCTATGTTGGTACTTTcgaaaatttaatgaatcgTAGTTTTTGTGATTTGATTCGCAAATGGGATGAAACAATGGTACAGCTGTCTTTGTGTTATTTGGCAATTAATGGCtttgataaaataaatcaGGATCTCTTTGAAAGTGTGAATATTGGTTCCTTAAAGTGgttcttcaaaatattgGTATTCACAAAGGTTGATGGTGTGTCAGCAAACtaa
- the OST3 gene encoding dolichyl-diphosphooligosaccharide--protein glycotransferase OST3 (similar to Saccharomyces cerevisiae OST3 (YOR085W); ancestral locus Anc_2.204), with protein sequence MKLCIYSSVLTILSLCTFGALALDNASLLKEARKSSDNIINVSGKDYETILSGHRDANILVLFTSNSPQFGCSLCAELESEYEALVSSWFHDHPDALSKDDSEKALFFAKAMVKSPQNIPKIFADFGIEQIPRLHLLKAGSNNMLDSEIVDIPADKDIARVQHLINALKSATSITDFEVHEKVNWGSTIITAVSVFIIVFLLKKHTYIATYLLNSRLVWGVLSVSFIILMIGGHMFNKIRNTMLAGTSKNGEIIYFIPNDFQNQFAIETQAIGVVYGILATMVVTLAIGIPKLGELYKGNKRRSVVEASFSILCALFVYMFFAALTYVFNLKTGGYPFQLLKISSLFH encoded by the coding sequence ATGAAATTGTGCATATACTCCTCTGTCTTAACTATACTATCGTTATGCACCTTTGGAGCCCTTGCTCTAGATAAtgcatcattattaaaagaaGCACGTAAGTCTTCTgacaatattattaatgtaTCGGGAAAAGATTACGAGACCATTCTTTCAGGCCATCGTGATGCTAATATATTGGTTCTTTTTACTTCTAATTCTCCTCAATTTGGCTGCTCCCTTTGTGCAGAGTTAGAATCAGAATATGAAGCCCTTGTTTCCTCATGGTTCCATGATCATCCTGATGCTCTTTCTAAAGATGATTCAGAAAAGGCATTGTTCTTTGCCAAAGCTATGGTCAAATCCCCACAAAATATCCCAAAAATATTCGCTGATTTCGGTATTGAACAAATTCCTCGTcttcatttattaaaagCGGGTAGTAATAATATGCTTGATTCtgaaattgttgatatCCCTGCTGATAAAGATATTGCTCGTGTGCAACATTTAATTAATGCCCTCAAAAGCGCTACTTCTATCACGGATTTCGAAGTTCATGAAAAAGTCAATTGGGGCTCTACCATCATCACAGCTGTATCCGTCTTCATTATCGTCttcttattgaaaaaacatACTTATATTGCCacatatttattgaattcaagACTAGTATGGGGGGTCTTATCAGTatctttcatcatcttAATGATAGGTGGTCATATGTTTAAcaaaattagaaatacAATGTTAGCGGGCACTTCGAAAAATGGcgaaattatatatttcattccAAATGATTTCCAAAACCAATTTGCCATTGAAACACAAGCTATTGGTGTCGTTTATGGGATTTTAGCCACTATGGTTGTCACTTTAGCAATCGGAATTCCTAAATTAGGAGAATTATATAAGGGTAATAAACGTCGTTCAGTCGTAGAAGCCTCTTTCTCAATACTATGTGCATTGTTCGTTTATATGTTCTTCGCTGCTTTGACTTATGTTTTTAACCTGAAAACTGGAGGTTATCCTttccaattattgaaaatatctaGTTTATTCCATTAG
- the NDAI0B03990 gene encoding DEAD/DEAH box helicase → MHYHKFQSLLKVYPMSVDRFSRLSFRELRHGMIKLVREYVKVEGEDIDVMNVKERLAGHSAATGQGIYGNDVGSGVGADASLEEKYASLINSAWQNWLGLGYGKEKEEGEPAVARNNCVKKYVSSNGSIKDLFVAGKKLYGKEFQFREGQFDVSVEIYLWGTQIIPIQALPGFRKTALFQIPSVVLSYGEQKTVSFVFVPYVCLLSNMKLRLSSCGINCGILKDLFVNGPAVEEKNLFCDVYVGTFNDLGSENFLRLVNNWYNIYQDCILGMIVIDEFHNLETEQLYRGQSFRLISEINFNLAWKVVVMTGTAGKKGMVKPMNFIGYDKEMCTSMVSNKNRILYFDLVNQTPLKNIVKKFQVFERSTMTESEVEMLVDRFMEYDTKSKVIIVCKEKVTVEKLYFRQDSEWVHGDLPSEEKIKKSRRFIEDEKCRIMIGTKLVSEGIDIKGVKLVIMLDYLPSIGEYIQTAGRLREGGVCLSYWTKRSVQTCSVKPDVCITKQVSKFYDLDYDRHDLCCGHHHNISEDVANLYHYLNGDGGPGVVGVGVSIGESDEVGSGNSFSSANKSSIFEDLSPDMDQSDNFYCL, encoded by the coding sequence ATGCATTATCATAAATTCCAATCGTTGTTGAAGGTGTACCCAATGTCTGTTGATAGGTTTTCGAGGTTGTCTTTTAGAGAGTTGAGACATGGAATGATCAAGCTAGTTCGTGAATACGTTAAGGTTGAAGGTGAAGATATAGATGTGATGAATGTAAAAGAGAGACTAGCTGGTCATTCTGCTGCAACTGGTCAAGGTATCTACGGTAACGATGTTGGGAGTGGTGTTGGTGCAGATGCGTCGTTGGAGGAGAAATACGCTTCCTTAATCAATAGTGCCTGGCAAAATTGGTTAGGGCTTGGTTATggcaaagaaaaagaagaaggtgagCCTGCTGTAGCCAGGAATAATTGTGTCAAGAAATACGTTTCCTCAAATGGTTCCATCAAAGATTTGTTTGTTGCCGGTAAGAAGTTGTATGGTaaagaatttcaattcagaGAAGGTCAATTTGATGTTTCTGtggaaatttatttatgGGGAACTCAGATCATCCCTATTCAAGCTCTTCCAGGTTTTCGGAAAACTGCTCTGTTTCAGATTCCTTCGGTTGTATTATCTTATGGTGAACAAAAGACTGTTTCATTTGTGTTTGTTCCTTATGTTTGTTTGTTATCGAATATGAAACTAAGACTATCTTCATGTGGTATCAACTGTGGTATTCTCAAGGATCTGTTTGTTAATGGTCCAGCTGTTGAAGAGAAGAATTTGTTTTGTGATGTTTACGTTGGCACCTTTAACGATTTAGGTTCTGAGAATTTTCTCCGGTTGGTCAATAACTGgtacaatatatatcaagATTGTATTCTAGGTATGATTGTCATTGATGAGTTTCACAACTTAGAGACTGAACAATTGTACCGTGGACAATCTTTTAGATTGATTTCTGAGATTAACTTTAATCTTGCTTGGAAGGTGGTGGTGATGACTGGTACTGCTGGTAAAAAGGGTATGGTCAAACCTATGAACTTTATTGGTTATGACAAGGAGATGTGTACGTCAATGGTGTCCAATAAGAACAGAATCTTGTACTTTGACCTGGTTAATCAAACTCCTCTCAAGAATATTGTGAAGAAGTTCcaagtttttgaaagatcTACTATGACAGAGAGTGAGGTGGAAATGTTGGTGGATAGATTTATGGAGTATGATACTAAGTCCAAGGTGATTATTGTTTGCAAGGAAAAGGTTACTGTTGAGAAGTTGTATTTCAGGCAAGATTCTGAATGGGTTCATGGGGATTTACCATCTGAAGAGAAGAttaagaaatcaagaaGATTTATAGAAGATGAGAAATGCAGAATAATGATTGGTACAAAGTTGGTCTCAGAGGGTATTGATATCAAAGGAGTTAAGTTGGTGATAATGCTTGATTACCTTCCATCAATTGGGGAGTATATCCAGACGGCAGGTAGGTTGCGTGAAGGTGGGGTATGTCTTTCCTATTGGACCAAGAGAAGCGTTCAAACTTGTTCGGTGAAACCAGATGTTTGCATTACTAAGCAGGTATCCAAATTTTATGATCTGGATTACGACCGTCATGATTTATGTTGTGGccatcatcataatattTCAGAAGATGTTGCTAAtttgtatcattatttgaatggTGATGGTGGTCCAGGAGTTGTGGGAGTTGGTGTAAGTATTGGTGAATCTGATGAGGTTGGTAGTGgtaattctttttcttctgcTAATAAGtcttcaatatttgaagatttgaGTCCAGATATGGATCAGTCTGATAATTTTTATTGCCTCTAA
- the MKT1 gene encoding Mkt1p (similar to Saccharomyces cerevisiae MKT1 (YNL085W); ancestral locus Anc_2.205), which yields MPIKSLETYLFERGLVGAYPIESLKNSTLGIDINHYVSRLLSYKKEQFLDAIGGFPTSLKMYLESDLKIFKEYKITPIFIFNGSMTYNQLESNGYFNASAAEASASSNLEISLGSGSPPGSSTPKTSKELLLAQRHRGWTQWSNLMTSNQSSYIDQPIQPQEPFRYNSVIELKRYQSDLINYFIDHDIVYQVAPYCSWIQLAYLYDNGYIDAIYGPTDCLLLKNIEKFILGMEFPNKDFRFIDKTKVLKDFQCTHEDFIDIAMAVGNDLQSSTLPPLQIYPNSKIFDIALEMFLSTGTNFYAYQLSNPIKEESDKYRQRYEKGVSSLKFMPVLKTNGKVELYTYDGDNSGTSSINDNDNNNNDNDSATNIKHKKDTVSTSPSSSSSSTHEIQSDIPNDVHDFIAQQLPSEYYFYRSLGLVTGKLFDAISTGIYPEEPPLDGGSSDSYRELLKLSVDMFKNKDINLLTQPINRYFQMKQIKQIKWFSPNYPTSLINRTSPSLFEKINRIIVKTQDKEKQFSIAELIKLLSESSDISADFVSEEVIFPNSVPMEKKLSTSFDLLSTSMLRVLTQLEFFDFNIPTKSLKPTKLGSVLLNLPKLSIDDKHYDSILLLLIFLKTKVMSLSEDVKPSVRSALSDVTLRTYPQESQYILLITRILTLFQINQRPTNYHGPIDKKTLIFREHLDFIRENMNEIYEATLISSLTANEFDRLSLDNFEWQSKVVRNMPFKLATPNTIMAMMWEFFLQKYLHNGNVKTDALALVATEFGTYKSVPNLNEQFEHSYEYLMQILKVLKELNAIGLFDRKDLKIVEEALEFCSNAIKEQEN from the coding sequence ATGCCTATCAAATCATTAGAGACTTATCTCTTCGAGAGAGGTCTTGTTGGTGCTTATCCAATTGAGTccttgaaaaattcaacatTAGGTATAGACATTAACCATTATGTTTCAAGACTACTGAGTTATAAGAAGGAACAATTCTTAGATGCCATCGGTGGCTTCCCAACTAGTTTGAAAATGTATTTAGAAAgtgatttgaaaatatttaaagaatataaaatcaCTCCAATCTTCATATTTAATGGATCAATGACTTATAATCAATTAGAATCAAATGGTTATTTTAATGCCTCTGCCGCAGAAGCTTCAGCTTCATCCAATTTGGAAATCTCATTGGGCTCTGGAAGTCCTCCTGGAAGTTCCACTCCAAAGACAagtaaagaattattacTGGCTCAAAGGCATAGAGGTTGGACTCAATGGAGTAACCTAATGACAAGTAATCAAAGTTCTTACATTGATCAACCAATTCAACCTCAAGAACCATTTAGATACAATTCTgttattgaattgaaaagataCCAATCTGATTTAATTAACTATTTCATCGATCATGATATCGTTTATCAAGTCGCACCTTATTGTTCTTGGATTCAATTGGcatatttatatgataACGGTTACATTGATGCCATTTATGGTCCAACTGattgtttattattgaaaaatattgaaaaatttatccTCGGTATGGAATTCCCAAACAAAGATTTCAGATTCATAGATAAGACAAAAGTATTAAAAGATTTCCAATGTACTCATGAAGATTTCATTGATATTGCAATGGCTGTCGGTAATGATTTACAATCTAGTACTTTACCCCCTTTACAAATTTatccaaattcaaaaatcttTGATATTGCTCTTGAAATGTTCTTGAGTACTGGGACTAATTTCTACGCTTATCAATTGTCTAATCCAATAAAGGAAGAAAGTGACAAATATAGACAAAGATATGAGAAAGGTGTTTCCTCTTTAAAATTTATGCCtgttttgaaaacaaaTGGTAAAGTTGAATTATATACCTATGATGGTGATAATTCAGGTACCTCTTccattaatgataatgataataataataacgataatgatAGCGCAACTAATATTAAACATAAGAAGGATACTGTCTCAACTTctccatcttcatcttcatcttctacaCATGAAATCCAATCAGATATCCCTAATGATGTCCATGATTTTATTGCTCAACAATTACCAtcagaatattatttttatagatCCTTAGGTTTAGTCACtggtaaattatttgatgcCATAAGTACTGGTATCTATCCTGAAGAACCACCATTAGATGGAGGTTCTTCCGATTCTTATAgagaattattgaaattatccGTAGATAtgtttaaaaataaagatataaatttattgactCAGCCAATCAATAGATATTTccaaatgaaacaaatcaAGCAAATTAAATGGTTCTCACCAAATTATCCAActtcattaataaatagAACTTCcccatcattatttgaaaaaatcaatagaATAATAGTTAAGACAcaagataaagaaaaacaattttCCATTGCAGAACTTATTAAACTTCTTTCTGAAAGTAGTGATATTTCAGCAGATTTCGTTTCTGAAGAAGTCATTTTCCCTAATTCAGTTCCAATggagaaaaaattatctacatcatttgatttattatctacAAGCATGTTAAGAGTTTTAACCCAGTTagaattttttgatttcaatattcCCACTAAATCGTTAAAACCAACTAAGTTAGGGTCTGTCTTATTGAATTTACCTAAATTATCCATCGATGATAAACATTACGACTCtatattactattattaatatttttgaagacAAAGGTAATGTCATTATCAGAAGATGTAAAACCATCAGTTCGTTCTGCATTATCAGACGTTACTCTACGAACATATCCTCAAGAATctcaatatattttattaattacTCGAATCCTAAcattatttcaaatcaatcAAAGACCAACAAATTACCATGGTCCAATCGACAAGAAAACATTAATATTTAGAGAACACTTAGATTTCATTAGAGAGAACAtgaatgaaatatatgaagCGACATtgatttcatcattaactGCCAACGAATTTGATAGattatcattagataaTTTCGAATGGCAATCCAAAGTCGTTAGAAATATGCCATTTAAATTAGCTACCCCAAATACTATAATGGCAATGATGTGGGAATTCTTccttcaaaaatatttacataaCGGGAACGTTAAGACTGATGCCTTGGCTTTAGTAGCTACTGAATTTGGAACTTATAAATCAGTTCCTAATTTGAATGAACAATTTGAACATTCttatgaatatttgatgcaaatattgaaagttCTAAAAGAACTGAATGCTATTGGCTTGTTTGATagaaaagatttgaaaatagtAGAAGAAGCATTGGAATTTTGTAGCAATGCTATTaaggaacaagaaaattga